In the Primulina tabacum isolate GXHZ01 chromosome 7, ASM2559414v2, whole genome shotgun sequence genome, TCCCTTGTGTTTCACAGTTTGAAGATCCTTGCAAGTTTTCACCCGTTGTATAATTCTTGAAACTTCCCTCTCATTGTATAATGTAATCACTGTAAGTTTCAGTTTCATAGTAAATTTTGCCACAATAAAAGACCAACGGATACTGGCATTTCACCCAATCTGGTTTGTGTGGAAGGCAGACAAAGAAATCATATCAGGGTGTGTGAAAATGAACTGTGAAATTGTGTGTTtcttgaatttataatatagtGAATTTATGGAGGGTCACATGATTTTATTCAGATTCATGGCATTATTTCTCCTACACTGGGGGTGTGGGGGGACCCAATTCATAAATTTTGTTTCGGGTTTGGTGACTGCTTAGATAAAAATGACCATTTCAAGTTTACTGAGAGTGAACTTGAAATTTCACCTCCAACATGAAACACACagtaaatttaaatatgttcTGTTACATTAATTTCAACGAGTCACGGTTTCCTTAATTTTAATTCGCACAAAAAGCATCAGATTCCATTGATTTTCGAACCAAACCCAAATATTCCCACGGTTTCCtactcaatcaacacatattttTGCTATTATTCTTTTTCCACTTAGACCAAAGAATCTCTCTTTTGGCCATTAGGAGCAAATGGGACATAATTTTTAGGGTTAATTTCAATTCACCTCGTTCCACCACTCTTGTCAGATATGAGTGATGGCAATGCATATCATGTTGGTTGGTGTATTGCATTCATGTTCTTGTTAGATAAGATCTGATGAATAAAACGTTTCATTTATGAAAAGATATGTTCGAGTGTGTATTTAGCTTAGATAAAGCTCgccaaaaaaatttatgttctTACATACCAAGGTATTTTTTTGTTAGGTAAATTCTGCATGGAGGAAAATTGAGAAGAAAACAAGTTTTCCGATGACTAAATGTGTTGGATATCTTGAGGTATAAAATTTGACTGGTAGAAAACAGTAGAAGTGTGCTAGTTCTCCTCTCTCTTCCTCCTAAACCTTGGAACCTAAACAACTCAGACTGCCATCACACAAAGAATCTCATCTTTAAAGAATCCCAAACTTTCTTTCTCTCAGCCCCACAAAACTGATTTCTTAAGACAATTTATCTCTTCATTCAACTCTCGGAAGATGAAGAAAATGGATATATTCTGCACATCACAAGTTTCGACGGCCATTTGCCTCAGCATGGAACAAAAACAACCAACGATATCACCTTCTCCATCTTCGTCTCTTTTACTCGGTCGAGCCCTCGACCGACACAATCCCATCATTCGCGACTCGAGAAGGATCCAGAAATCTCTCCCTCCTTGCAGCATTTCTCAGCCACCTGTCTCGCCCAAGCCAATCAAGAATCAAATCAAGAAAAAGAATACACAAAACCCTCCAAAGGAAAGTTACGATCAAACAGAGATCTTGAATGGTCTCACCACAAAAAGAACTGACGAAAAAGTCTCAGATGATGATACTTGGAATGGTAATACTAAAGCTGCAGTTCCTGCGAGGAAGAGCTGGAACTGTACCAGACCCGGTGATTTTATCATCCCTCCCGGTTCTACTAGGTATATGTTGAGTGATATGGCTGTTCCCAGTGCTGATCCCGAACCAGGATTGAAACAGTTTCCAGCTGAAATTTCCAAGTCTGAAGCGTTGAAAACAGAGGAACCATCTTCATCGCCAGAGCAGGTTTTCttttatatacatataataaTATATCAGTTAATGTATTTTTGCTTAAATTGTTCATCTTGATTCTTATCCATCACATGTTTTGGATTGTAGTCTCTTGAGCAGCTTGTTGTATCACACAAGAGTAAGTTTTTtcctaaaatattttatttgtatggTCTTGTGTTGCAGGTGGTGGTTCTGAGAGTGTCACTGCATTGCAGAGGATGTGAGAAAAAAATGAGGAAACATATCTCTAGAATGGAAGGTGTGGACGCATATGGTTAATGCGAGATCTCTTTTTGCCCCTTCGTTCACTTCTTTATGAGCAAATGTGTTACGGTCCGATGGTGTTATTATTTAGTTGTGTGTGTTTTGGCCTAACTAGTAAGTCTAGCGACTGGTCCATTACAAATTGTGGTATTTGTAGAAACTTTAGTTATGATCCATTGAAGCAAAGCGGATGGAGTAAAATTCTCAATTTTCTCCTACTCTTCTTCTGCTCTTCCCCCCGTTTCTTCCAGATCATGCTGTCACTGGTGTCGATTTCTCAAGAGATGGGAGATGTTAAATCTCATAGGTGTTgataaattaaaagtttcttctaccTAAGAAGCTAGTATTTCATATATAAGATCTCTTTACGAAGTAATGGCCCAAGAAATTTTCTTATACACCAAACCATTGCAGCAAATGATGTTGTTACTCTTGACTCAAAAACCATGTCATCTTACACACATAGGTGTAGGGGTGGGAGGTCGTTTCTCGATTGAAGTTTAATAAATTTGCCACAACCATTTGATACCTGCAATTCCCCTCAGAACTTACGTCAAGAATTCTATAAACAATATCTTTGTAACCAGCTACATCTTGCAGGAGTCACATCTTTCGACATAGATTTTCCAGCAAAGAAGGTGACTGTAGTCGGGAACGTTACACCATTAGGCGTCCTATCAAGCATATCTAAGGTGAAGAATGCTCAACTCTGGCTTCCTACAATACCATCTTCAATTCCACAACTCTATTTGCGTGGCACAGAACTGAACAAAGGATATAAAGTAGCTGGTGAATGAATCGGAAACTTGGCGAATGACTTTGAGGGATATTATCTTGAAATTTAGATTTATGTAAATTCGCTATCAATCAAAGTATTGCTTTATTCGTGAATTGAGAGGTTAGAAAATTGAATTCTTCACTGTATTTTAACACGTGTACTGATCGAATATCTAAACTTATTCGTTTGTAATGATATTTTGTGCTCGATATCTTGAATTGGATTCTCGATTTGTAACAAACTATCTCtaagtcaaaaaaaaaaaaaaaaaaatactactCGCTGCCTACATCTCTGTGGAAAAACAGAGATGAGGTCACCTCAGGAAACTTTATGTTTAAAGATAACTTCTGTAATTGTATCAATATATATGACTATTATTTCCCCCTAGTCGAGTAACTCGTGTTAGTTACATTTTGATGACAAATTCGAAGACTGCGTTCGAATTAGCCATGAATGAACTCCTAAAAttattcatctcattccacttcgTAACTCGTGTTAACATGCATTCGGATTCGGGTTAAGGATGGAGGAcactcaaaaataaaaaagataaataatatataatggTGACAACCTTGTGGCGAGCACCACGTAATCCATAACTTTATTATCAGAAATATTGGCAGCAGCACAAGAATTAAACCCTGACTAATGCTAAAGTTAAAATAGTTGGATATAATCAGCGCAGAACCCAATACTAGATAGGGgaaaaaatctataaatttttttttaaaaaatacgatattatatttttataaaaatataagcaACAAATTCATTCCATCCCCTTACCCAATATCCAGATACGCAAAGACATGTTTTCAAAGCATAACTACTGCCCATAATAACTATTAAACAACCCTCGATCAAAATGCCAACAAGGAAAGTATACACTCATTCATCGTAGACTCAGCTTCTAAGCACTCAAAAATTTGTCAATGCCTTCATCTGCTCATTTTTTGTCCTCTATTCCATTATCTCAAAATTGATTTTCCAAGTCATGGGCAAATATGCAGTTCTCTCATACAACGGTAAATAAATCAAGATGTACGACATCATGAAGCATGATATTTTGATGCTACATAAAGAGAATCTGCAATATGATCAAGCAACAatcaattcagaccaaacatCTAAGATGGAAACAAAACCAAATCATGTGGAGTTGGAAAGAAAGAATGTTCTtattgaaaaacattatttggaTAATCGATTGAAGTTCGCGTTTccttgaataatatattttcagacatcatttcatacATTACTAGTGATCATTGGCTTCATATCTGGAGATAACTAACATGAAACCGAGAAAAAAAACTACCACTACCACTACCACCACCAAAACACCCATGTTCCTCAACTCTTAGCCATAGCTCTTTCATTCTCCAACTTCTGAGCAAAAACTTTGGTGGCAATCATATTATCATCGAAATAACTAGCGTACGGGTGACCTTTTGGGACCAATCTACGATACTTCTCAAAGCTCTTCTCTGCTTCACTGTTCTTCCTCAAAAGAGTATAGATAATGCCCTGACATAAATAAGGCCTAAAATCCCTAGGCTCCTCCTTCACCAATTCTTGATAAGTTTTCAATGCGATTTCATATTGCCCCTCAAGAACCCGAATTTGTGCCAGCAAAAGCTTAAAGTCTCTCATGTCAGTCTTTTTATTATCCTTTCTACACAGCTTCATTGCATCCTCTACTTTCTTTTCAATGGTCTCCAACTCTTCACTCGAATGGCCCTGCGAGGCCACAGTCACTAGACCATGATATGCTTCCACGCTGAAAGGATTCTTCTTCAGAAGCTCGGTGAACCCATTTTTCGCCGATTCTGTGTCGCCACTATATGCATATAAATGGGCTTTCAACATTGGCCATTCTTTCTCGTCGGGCTCAAGATCGATTAACTTTTCAAGAATTTCAATGCCCTCGGGGATCTTTTTGCTCTTTATCTTGATTTCCATCAAATCTTTGAGACCATTAATATCATATGGGTTGGAGAGCAAATGTTCTTCAATCGATCTCTCTCTTTCTTCATCAGCAACTGCATCTTTCGTCGAGGATTCGACGGTGGAAGGGGGTAAAATCGGAGCAGAAATGGCGGGTTTCGAcacgaaatggaattgggaaaaGAAGAGAGCTGCGGCAGTGAATGTAGTGATGAGAGTGGCTTTGAGTGGGGCCAAAATTGAATTCATCAGAATCCCGGGGCTGGCGTCCCGAGGGATATCGGGATTTCTACATTTTGAATGTTGGAAAGCGGATTTGATAGAGGCGTGAAATAAGCGAGGAGGCGGTGGAGGGGGGTTTCTGAAGGAGAGGGAGGAGAAAGGCGTGGTGGCAGATGAAGGACGTAGATGTATGGGGGTGATGTACGGTTGGTGACGGCGGGTGGCTTTAGCGGCAGTGAGAGTCAGAGTGGCCATCGTTACGGTACAGAGCTCTAAACCCCTGTCGACGACGGAGGAGGGTGTCTAATGATCTCCAATTTTTAGAACTCGCTTTTGAGTTAAGAGAAAAAGCGCTATTTACAGATATAAAAGCGCTATTTACTATTTTCCACCAGGCTTTGAGAATTTAGGCCCGATATGGAGCGAAGAGCGTGGGATACAAAAACGGGGCTCCGTGAACAGAGGCtttgtttcaaaaaaataattaatattgtaAAATCCAAGATTTTGTAATCATGATAATATTTCTATAATTTAAGTGTGTTAGAATTATGCAATCCTCGGATATCtatctaattatttaaaatgtaaGATTTGCAAGATTATCTAAAGTTTTGTGGATAATTATATCGTGTACAATATTTTGAGCTCAAGATTTAAGATAATATTGTGCATATACTTTGAACTTGGGATAATAAATAGACCACGATCTAAGATATTAGATAAGGAATATTTGGATATGAGCAGGTAAAGTTtgagatataaattcaaatttgaaaagatttttacaagataaagatctaagatttgatatgatattgatcccagataaagatataagatttgatatgataattatcctagatttaaagtttgattcaaAAATTCAAACGCAAGGATAATACACGATTAGGATAGCTGCTACCTCCCTATAAATAGGAAAAGCTCTCATTCAGAATTAACACCTCATTTACACAtcaaattttcgagtttatgctctcgaattttcgaaatttcctcttcaaaaattctgcacgagtcatcaaaattctgtcCATGTTCAGAAATTTTTTTCTCTCGCTCGGGTAGTCGGAATCCGATCTCCACTGTTCAGAATATGCTTCCATATGTTTGgaacaacatatccaaatttcggccaaatccaacggttagttttttgtttatagCATTCCCAAGAAAACTGCTCTGATTTTAGGCGGGAAACAGTATACTTACGGTTTTTCATCTATAAGCAAGTCAAAACAacttccaaacccgatctccaccgttcataatttatttgacgCACTTGTGAACGTACTGTCCAAGTTTGAGCTTGATCCAACGGTGCAATAAGGCACAATGAATTTTTCAAGACTGCTGATTTTTCGGGCGATGGTGCTGCTGCGTTTTCAAAGTGTCGGTTACATGATTCTTCTATGATTTTCGAATTCTTCGTGTTTTTCTTCAAGgattaaggtaagtgggcttgttttaaagaataaaattagTTATGCATGTTTCTTCGTTTTTAcgaaaatacggtcgagtacaCTTTCTTCTTCTCCTCCATTCTTGTGTTGGTTGTCATGTGGTTTtggacactgtgaggattcgactgtatatgggagggaatcccaaccatgacatGACCCTCATATGGTGGGGATATAACCGattcggcctcgcccccttagatgtgtaaaaattagggactgatatcagtaaaccatagaaagttgaggaatctcagtgtctggtaaatgttatgcatgtgatatgaatgatgtTATGCAAGTCACGTGATTtcgaaattttatgcatgttcttatattgtgctcgaacggcccccacttgctgagtatttcccaaaatacacACTCCTTACTCTACcttccccagataaatcagaagaagaaatagagaaagaaaAACCAGACGCCAGTTTTTGGGCTGATAGTAGAcgcatgaagaattttaattaagaatatgttattgtgagttttaattaaagttgtaaacgcttccgcagatttttatcgttttcagagttactattgaaAAAACGATTccatttttatggtatttatgatataaactggttttggtttatactgtacagACTTGTTAtttagcaattatgtgattgttgaataacgccggtgtcgactaatcccggtcccggggcgtgacaaatATTAATAAAGAAGATCCCAAcacattctgatttttcaaatttcttgcAGATCCCAACCTCTTGACCACATTAAGAGGAATCTACTTCAgatcaaataaatcgtgaaATGGAGTTatta is a window encoding:
- the LOC142551805 gene encoding protein SLOW GREEN 1, chloroplastic-like; translated protein: MATLTLTAAKATRRHQPYITPIHLRPSSATTPFSSLSFRNPPPPPPRLFHASIKSAFQHSKCRNPDIPRDASPGILMNSILAPLKATLITTFTAAALFFSQFHFVSKPAISAPILPPSTVESSTKDAVADEERERSIEEHLLSNPYDINGLKDLMEIKIKSKKIPEGIEILEKLIDLEPDEKEWPMLKAHLYAYSGDTESAKNGFTELLKKNPFSVEAYHGLVTVASQGHSSEELETIEKKVEDAMKLCRKDNKKTDMRDFKLLLAQIRVLEGQYEIALKTYQELVKEEPRDFRPYLCQGIIYTLLRKNSEAEKSFEKYRRLVPKGHPYASYFDDNMIATKVFAQKLENERAMAKS
- the LOC142551806 gene encoding protein SODIUM POTASSIUM ROOT DEFECTIVE 2-like, which produces MKKMDIFCTSQVSTAICLSMEQKQPTISPSPSSSLLLGRALDRHNPIIRDSRRIQKSLPPCSISQPPVSPKPIKNQIKKKNTQNPPKESYDQTEILNGLTTKRTDEKVSDDDTWNGNTKAAVPARKSWNCTRPGDFIIPPGSTRYMLSDMAVPSADPEPGLKQFPAEISKSEALKTEEPSSSPEQVVVLRVSLHCRGCEKKMRKHISRMEGVTSFDIDFPAKKVTVVGNVTPLGVLSSISKVKNAQLWLPTIPSSIPQLYLRGTELNKGYKVAGE